The following are encoded together in the Strongyloides ratti genome assembly S_ratti_ED321, chromosome : 2 genome:
- a CDS encoding Sterol-sensing domain and Patched family-containing protein, whose translation MEVLIKSNNQLIVKFVTKYPIKCIIFSLIITFILSISLLNAKVERDIVKSFSSSNSKADIELMRYLEFYGFKDVPKRAFLLIQAKDGGNMLRSNILKSVLKIDERITKVIEKKVIDKEDTVNLDNQKSISNTNVNYQEKKISLCHPLCNLNQPFHLFLKSLIPVLEGKNKKNKTQYDINENTLTYPHFKIMGNDIFIGLNLFGVLTSNHIFQNNRSNIQFVETIILWYVSRSDINYKTNDFQNITLQLFEESTLHKNSKINSDVVYEIYGDEIANYEMVRGAIEATILMIIGFILLIGFVTFIFYTQINPKRYVIYLVIGAIASPFLSALSSFGLLVWLGYDLYVIMCVTPFMILAIGVDDAFILTNSFVKLSHLKDQNVRIFKALSAVGPSIAITSITNTVAFGIGFFTPTRQMSLFCLCISIAVMIDYIFTFTLFLPILVLTSKKQDENQKIQEKNKMELNFIKKYVNLLFSYKGKLILIILMIVIYIISSYHILNMRQTFIPSKAFPSDSHLVTSLESIRKVFDSHFPVSIFFSNPPNITNTNEYENFYQMINKIENLNETYGRNKSLILLDKYEDFDRKTHKMFNYFGIVNNNYSLTLDNMKYFITNILKTERLKYDEKNKKLLKLHITIMAKNMSEWSKRAKYYEKIRNILEEYSEFNGTIFDADSGVLDMILNVKNDLIGSITVSIISMGIICLLFIPNFMGVVLIVITLTSICYNLVGFLAWWGSDLDIITIVDVLIASGLSVDYTAHFAHIYFASKGSYKERLTNTLSEISLPMINAGLSTFLCMFPLIFIQTYSILAFAKTIFIVVGLGLVHGLFVLPIILILVPLNDEFTVNFENDTSDQDNINVTSIQPFITK comes from the exons atggaagtattaataaaaagtaacaaTCAATTAATAGTTAAATTTGTTACTAAATATCCcattaaatgtataattttttcacttattataacttttatattatcaatttcatTGTTAAATGCTAAAGTTGAACGTGATATagtaaaaagtttttcttcCTCAAATTCAAAAGCTGATAT AGAATTAATGAGATACTTGGAATTTTATGGCTTTAAAGATGTGCCCAAAAGagcttttttattaatacagGCAAAAGATGGTGGAAACATGTTAagaagtaatattttaaaaagtgttTTGAAAATTGATGAAAGGATAACTAaagttattgaaaaaaaagtaatagaTAAAGAGGATACAGTAAATTTAGATAACCAAAAGTCAATTAGTAATACAAATGTTAAttatcaagaaaaaaaaatctctTTGTGTCATCCTTTATGCAATCTTAACCAAccatttcatttatttttaaaatcactTATTCCTGTTTTAGaaggaaaaaataaaaaaaacaaaacacaatatgatattaatgaaaatacattaacatatcctcattttaaaataatgggaaatgatatttttataggattaaatttatttgggGTATTAACATCAAAtcatatatttcaaaataatagatCAAATATACAATTTGTTGAGACAATAATATTATGGTATGTTTCAAGATctgatataaattataaaactaatgattttcaaaatataacattacaattatttgaagaatcaacattacataaaaattcaaaaattaatagtgATGTAGTATATGAAATATATGGTGATGAAATTGCAAATTATGAAATGGTTAGAGGTGCCATAGAGGCAACTATATTAATGATTATTGGATTTATTCTACTTATTGGTTttgtaacatttattttttatacacAAATTAATCCCAAAAGATATGTTATTTATCTTGTTATTGGTGCAATTGCTTCACCTTTTCTTTCTGCATTATCATCTTTTGGTTTATTAGTTTGGTTAGGATATGATTTATATGTTATTATGTGTGTAACACCATTTATGATATTAGCAATTGGTGTTGATGATGcatttatattaacaaattcatttgtaaaattatcaCATTTAAAAGATCAAAATGTTAGAATATTTAAAGCATTATCAGCTGTTGGACCATCAATAGCAATAACATCTATTACTAATACTGTTGCATTTGGTATTGGATTTTTTACACCTACAAGACAAATGAGTTTATTTTGCCTATGTATCTCTATTGCTGTTATGAtagattatatatttacatttacaCTTTTTCTTCCTATACTTGTATTAACATCAAAAAAACAGGatgaaaatcaaaaaattcaggaaaaaaataaaatggagttaaattttattaaaaaatatgttaatcttttattttcatataaaggaaaactaattttgattattttaatgatagttatttatataatatcatcTTATCATATTCTTAATATGCGTCAAACATTTATACCATCAAAAGCTTTTCCTTCTGATTCCCACTTAGTAACATCATTAGAATCTATTAGAAAAGTATTTGATAGTCATTTTCCAgttagtatatttttttcaaatcctccaaatataactaatactaatgaatatgaaaatttttatcaaatgataaataaaatagaaaatctTAATGAAACTTATGGAAGAAATAAATCACTtatattattagataaatatgaagattttgatagaaaaacacataaaatgtttaattattttggAATAGTTAATAATAACTATAGTTTAACTTTAGataatatgaaatattttattactaatataCTTAAGACGGAAAGACTTAAATATGAtgaaaagaataaaaaacttttaaaacttCATATAACAATAATGGCAAAAAATATGAGTGAATGGTCAAAAAGAGCAAAATACTATGAAAAAATTCGAAATATACTTGAGGAGTATTCTGAATTCAATGGTACTATATTTGATGCAGATTCGGGTGTTTTAGATATGATACTCAATGTTAAAAATGATCTAATTGGATCAATTACAGTATCAATTATATCTATGGGTATTATTTGTTTACTCTTTATCCCAAATTTTATGGGAGTtgttttaattgttattacATTAACCTCCATTTGTTATA atCTTGTTGGATTTCTAGCATGGTGGGGATCGGATCTTgatataataacaattgtTGATGTACTAATTGCTAGTGGTCTTTCTGTTGATTACACAGCACACTTTgctcatatttattttgctTCAAAAGGCAGTTACAAAGAACGCCTAACTAATACATTATCTGAAATTTCACTGCCAATGATTAATGCCGGTTTATCAACATTCCTTTGCATGTTCCCcttaatatttattcaaaCATATTCAATTTTAGCATTTGccaaaactatttttatcgTTGTTGGTCTTGGTTTAGTACATGGATTATTTGTTCTtccaataattttaatactagtaccattaaatgatgaatttacagtaaattttgaaaatgataCTTCTGATcaagataatattaatgtaacATCTATACAGCCATTTataactaaataa
- a CDS encoding NADH dehydrogenase [ubiquinone] iron-sulfur protein 8, mitochondrial — MLSRFGPSNLSKTITTRLVSIGQNRTNYVYVGEPAAKDGSTDSDIVKALNSVYFTEMIRGFGVMLGHFFTEPATINYPFEKGPLSSRFRGEHALRRYPSGEERCIACKLCEAICPAQAITIEAEPRPDGSRRTTRYDIDMTKCIFCGLCQEACPVDAIVEGPNFEYSTETHEELLYNKEKLLLNGDRWEPELAANLQAEYLYR; from the exons ATGTTATCCAGATTTGGACCATCAAATTTGTCTAAAACTATTACTACAAGATTAGTGTCAATTGGTCAAAATAGAACAAATTATG tatatgTAGGAGAACCAGCAGCAAAAGATGGGTCAACAGATAGTGACATAGTTAAAGCTCTTAATTCAGTATACTTTACTGAAATGATTCGTGGATTTGGTGTAATGCTTGGTCACTTTTTTACTGAACCAGCTACAATTAATTATCCTTTTGAAAAGGGTCCACTTTCATCAAGATTTCGTGGTGAACATGCACTTCGTCGTTACCCTTCAGGAGAGGAAAGATGTATTGCCTGTAAATTATGTGAAGCTATTTGCCCAGCACAa gCTATTACTATTGAAGCAGAACCACGACCTGATGGATCACGTCGTACAACACGTTATGATATTGATATGacaaaatgtattttttgtGGTCTTTGTCAGGAGGCTTGTCCTGTTGATGCTATTGTTGAAGGAccaaattttgaatattctACTGAGACTCATGAAGAATTATTGTACaataaagaaaaacttttattaaacgGAGATCGATGGGAACCTGAATTAGCAGCTAATTTACAAGCTGAATATTTGTATCGTTAA
- a CDS encoding Protein kinase domain and AGC-kinase, C-terminal domain and Serine/threonine-/dual specificity protein kinase, catalytic domain and Protein kinase-like domain and Ribosomal protein S6 kinase family and Protein kinase, C-terminal domain-containing protein translates to MAEIFELDLSDNRGIPIDDAVEMEEDFEYIDVADGQIEAPPPSSSYMEDPNCVGFELDAASVNPPNTKVGPEDFELLKVLGKGGYGKVFQVKKTSGVDKGKIFAMKVLKKATIVKNQKDTAHTKAERNILEAIKSSFICELLYAFQTGGKLYLILEYLSGGELFMHLEREGIFMEDTASFYLSEIVIALEHLHKQGIIYRDLKPENILLDSKGHVKLTDFGLCKEAIEGDQVTHTFCGTIEYMAPEILMRCGHNKAVDWWSLGALTFDMLTGGPPFTGENRKKTIDKILKGRLALPPYLSIEARDLIKRLLKRNMGSRLGSSPEDAEEIKAHPFFRHLDWQMVKNRQLEPPFRPTIVNEEDTSLFDTKFTQMTPVDSPCDTTISMSVNPFEGFTYVAPSVLQSNAPPKTTRSRRHLTTPHDSSRTVQTLPTIASSSNLNVSSNSGHMPALGEESMEIGNTPRQSESQIPLHNGIHSFGFGGYNSHMRH, encoded by the exons atggCTGAGATATTTGAATTAGATTTATCTGACAATAGAGGTATACCTATTGATGATGCTGTTGAGATGGAAGAAGATTTTGAATACATTGATGTAGCTGAT gGTCAAATAGAAGCACCACCTCCATCATCATCGTATATGGAGGATCCAAATTGTGTTGGATTTGAGTTAGATGCAGCTTCCGTTAATCCACCAAATACAAAAGTTGGTCCAGAAGATTTTGAGTTACTCAAAGTACTTGGAAAAGGTGGTTATGGAAAA GTGTTTCAAGTTAAAAAAACATCAGGAGTAGATAAAGGAAAAATTTTTGCTATGAAAGTTTTGAAGAAGGCAACTATtgttaaaaatcaaaaagatACCGCACATACAAAAGCTGAACGTAATATTCTAGAAGCAATTAAGAGTTCTTTTATTTGTGAACTTTTGTATGCCTTTCAAACTGGCGGTAAACTTTActtaattttagaatatttatcAGGTGGTGAACTTTTTATGCACCTTGAAAGAGAAGGAATTTTTATGGAAGATACAGCTTCATTTTATTTGTCAGAAATTGTTATTGCTTTGGAACATTTACATAAACAAGGAATTATTTATCGTGATTTAAAACCAGAAAACATACTTCTTGACTCAAAAGGTCATGTTAAATTAACAGATTTTGGATTGTGTAAGGAAGCTATTGAGGGTGATCAAGTAACTCACACTTTTTGTGGTACAATTGAATATATGGCTCCAGAAATTTTAATGAGATGTGGTCATAATAAAGCTGTAGATTGGTGGAGTTTAGGAGCGCTTACTTTTGATATGCTTACAGGTGGTCCACCATTTACAGGAGAAAATCGTAAGAAAACTAttgacaaaatattaaaaggaAGGTTAGCTCTACCTCCATATCTAAGCATTGAAGCTCGTGATTTAATAAAGAGACTTTTAAAACGTAATATGGGATCTCGTCTAGGGAGTTCACCTGAAGATGCAGAAGAAATCAAAGCACATCCATTTTTCAGACATCTTGATTGGCAAATGGTAAAAAATAGACAACTTGAACCACCATTTAGGCCAACAATTGTTAATGAAGAAGATACTTCTTTATTTGATACTAAATTTACACAAATGACTCCTGTAGATTCGCCTTGTGATACAACAATTTCAATGTCAGTTAATCCATTTGAAGGTTTTACTTATGTTGCACCATCTGTTCTTCAAAGTAATGCTCCACCAAAGACTACTAGGTCTAGAAGACACTTGACAACACCTCATGATAGTTCCAGAACAGTCCAAACTTTGCCCACAATTGCTTCTTCaagtaatttaaatgttaGTTCAAATTCAGGTCATATGCCAGCTTTAGGTGAAGAGTCAATGGAAATTGGGAACACACCAAGACAAAGTGAATCTCAAATTCCTTTACATAATGGTATTCACAGTTTTGGGTTTGGTGGTTACAATTCACATATGAGACACTAG
- a CDS encoding Moladietz, producing the protein MQSWFTAFRNNMAPSSFRAIHMPQGFDIHIFLMVAVFIVPYIAFIIILPGIRKKRLISFIAITYQLTIGCMLAVSIVLPYWNIGAVNVETFIKAHSTDVTPATLSVKVGLNVLNVSLNINTPLLHDYVSNNQFDLSSHKIMKLELYKAYKKGLSLPVIKILEYFSQHQEGFDWGYKYRRAGHYTNAFLCIAIGFWCLQAMIISGLLTIIANLTYGIVSPSNFAIPFRGENGALSLLIFRYGACFYISLICGLLQTTIGTGLLILQVLRVYVILTVMSSKTMDANVGPSCKHGGIRRQITIVRGRIDDDRIRCSTYISNQIRARNCAQLSVPKENKIESPILLVSQKEDSFLQSTISTDVSIQGKSKILNDDRNSPYESRSSLKTTPASSLGSIDNVIHRSISQIVLEHQSKSDDIKNDQFIVDDNRTCTTPQSL; encoded by the exons ATGCAAAGTTGGTTTACTGcatttagaaataatatgGCACCATCGAGTTTTCGTGCTATTCATATGCCTCAAGGTTTtgatatacatatatttttaatggtaGCAGTTTTTATTGTACCATATATagcatttattataatattacctGGTATAcgtaaaaaaagattaatatcatttattgcTATTACTTATCAATTGACAATTGGATGTATGCTTGCag tATCAATTGTATTACCATATTGGAATATAGGTGCTGTTAATGttgaaacatttataaaagcACATTCAACTGATGTTACTCCTGCTACACTTTCAGTAAAAGTTGgtttaaatgtattaaatgtttcattaaatattaatacacCATTACTACATGATTATGTATCAAATAATCAATTTGATTTATCAAGtcataaaattatgaaattaGAATTATATAAAGCATATAAAAAAGGTTTAAGTTTACcggtaataaaaattttagaatatttcTCTCAACATCAGGAAGGATTTGATTGGGGATATAAATATAGAAGAGCTGGCCATTATACTAATGCTTTTTTATGTATTGCTATTGGATTTTGGTGTTTACAgg CAATGATAATATCTGGacttttaacaataattgcTAATTTAACTTATGGTATTGTATCACCATCAAATTTTGCAATACCATTTAGAGGTGAAAATGGTgctttatcattattaatttttcgaTATGGTgcatgtttttatatttcattaatttgTGGTCTTTTACAAACAACTATTGGTACTGGATTACTTATACTTCAAGTTTTAAGAgtatatgttattttaactGTTATGAGTTCTAAAACAATGGATGCTAATGTTGGTCCATCATGTAAACATGGTGGAATAAGAAGGCAAATAACAATTGTACGTGGAAGAATTGATGATGATCGTATACGATGTTCTACCTATATTAGCAATCAAATAAGAGCCCGTAATTGTGCACAATTAAGTGTTccaaaagaaaataaaattgaatcaCCAATATTATTAGTTTCACAAAAAGAAGATTCATTTTTACAATCAACAATTTCAACAGATGTATCAATTCAAggaaaaagtaaaattttaaatgatgatAGAAATAGCCCTTATGAAAGTAGATCATCATTAAAAACAACACCTGCAAGTAGTTTAGGAAGTATTGATAATGTAATTCATCGTTCTATCAGTCAAATTGTATTAGAACATCAATCAAAATCagatgatataaaaaatgatcaATTTATAGTTGATGACAATCGAACATGTACAACTCCACaaagtttataa
- a CDS encoding Nucleoredoxin-like protein 2 encodes MSELFANIGLKKNEDGSLINGGEALKGKVVALYFSASWCPPCKTFTPILADFYSEASEMGLEIVFVSFDRSESDLNGYIKSHHGNWLHIPFGSEHIQKLAKQYGVSGIPALIVIKPNGDVITKEGRTEVSGGAPRVVMSNWKKSIGN; translated from the exons ATGTCTGAACTTTTTGCTAATAttggattaaaaaaaaacgagGATGGAAGTCTTATCAATGGTGGAGAAGCTTTGAAG GGTAAAGTTGTTGCTCTTTATTTCAGTGCCTCATGGTGTCCACCATGTAAAACTTTCACCCCAATTCTTGCTGATTTTTATTCTGAAGCATCTGAAATGGGTTTAGAAATTGTTTTTGTTTCTTTTGACAGAAGTGAAAGTGATCTTAATGGGTATATCAAATCCCATCATGGAAATTGGCTTCATATTCCATTTGGAAGTGAacatattcaaaaattagcTAAACAATATGGTGTTAGTGGAATTCCAGCtcttattgttattaaacCTAACGGAGATGTTATTACTAAAGAGGGTAGAACTGAGGTATCTGGAGGTGCCCCTAGAGTTGTAATGTCAAACTGGAAGAAAAGTATTGgcaattaa